Proteins from one Thermococcus sp. M36 genomic window:
- a CDS encoding energy-coupling factor ABC transporter ATP-binding protein, whose translation MIAVKNLWHIYENGREALRGVDFTMGGEIVALVGPNGSGKTTLAKHLNGLLKPTRGSVTVDGMDTREHTVAELSRVVGYVFQNPEHMFFEEDVFREVAFGPKNLGLSGDEVERRVRWALGMVGLEGYEERTPYSLSGGEKQRLAIACVLAMKPRYLILDEPTTGLDAKGAGEVAEVVTRLRSEGHGVLIITHDMELVLELAERVVLLYEGEKVFDGPVEQFFTIDLHHYGLEKPGLLRISEKMGAGFVRSVRELVSRIGGGGQ comes from the coding sequence ATGATCGCGGTTAAAAACCTTTGGCACATCTACGAGAACGGCAGGGAGGCCCTGAGGGGCGTGGACTTTACGATGGGGGGTGAGATAGTAGCCCTCGTTGGCCCTAACGGCAGCGGGAAAACTACCCTGGCCAAGCACCTCAACGGCCTCCTCAAGCCAACCCGGGGCAGCGTTACCGTGGACGGTATGGACACGCGCGAGCATACCGTGGCGGAGCTGTCTCGGGTGGTCGGCTACGTTTTTCAGAACCCGGAGCACATGTTCTTTGAAGAGGACGTTTTTAGGGAAGTTGCTTTTGGGCCAAAAAACCTCGGTCTGAGTGGGGACGAAGTTGAGAGGCGTGTCAGATGGGCGCTCGGCATGGTCGGCCTTGAAGGCTATGAGGAAAGAACCCCCTACTCCCTGAGCGGTGGAGAGAAGCAGAGGCTGGCAATAGCATGCGTCCTGGCCATGAAGCCGAGGTACCTCATCCTGGACGAGCCCACGACCGGACTGGACGCAAAGGGCGCTGGGGAGGTTGCGGAGGTAGTAACGCGTCTGCGCTCGGAGGGGCATGGTGTGCTCATCATAACGCACGACATGGAGCTCGTTCTTGAGCTTGCCGAGAGGGTGGTTCTACTCTACGAGGGTGAGAAAGTATTTGACGGCCCGGTAGAGCAGTTTTTCACCATAGATCTCCACCACTATGGCCTTGAAAAGCCCGGACTGCTGAGGATAAGCGAAAAAATGGGTGCCGGGTTCGTAAGGAGCGTCCGTGAGCTGGTATCCCGCATTGGGGGTGGGGGGCAGTGA
- the ppcA gene encoding phosphoenolpyruvate carboxylase → MIPRLMSTQHPDNVYMPFFASSPVMRGEDEVMEVFYAFNVLGMDEQMWDFEGKEVDEFVVKKLFERYGHFFRRRRLGREFRLTPRVPNPSVEKAEAKLLLETLETIPPLSGLRPNILR, encoded by the coding sequence ATGATACCAAGACTGATGAGCACTCAGCATCCTGACAACGTTTACATGCCCTTCTTCGCCAGTTCCCCCGTGATGAGGGGAGAGGACGAGGTGATGGAGGTCTTCTACGCCTTCAACGTCCTCGGGATGGACGAGCAGATGTGGGACTTTGAGGGCAAAGAGGTGGATGAGTTCGTCGTCAAAAAGCTCTTCGAGCGCTACGGGCACTTCTTCAGACGCCGCAGGCTCGGCCGGGAGTTCAGACTGACCCCCAGGGTTCCCAACCCGAGCGTTGAGAAGGCCGAGGCAAAGCTCCTCCTCGAAACCCTTGAGACAATCCCCCCGCTCAGCGGACTACGCCCGAATATTCTACGGTGA
- a CDS encoding DUF4855 domain-containing protein, with amino-acid sequence MTRLALFYYAGTKTTPVEQISKFIELFDGVILLSTGEGKYANASALIHNIETFATKSSSRFEIWAEIPYYSPNGSPRTLKDIQNWINKLEFSWISSRITGYYFSLEGAASVLQDSTKVRDIVSYVRDIYKKPTLWIPIERWSSNEPLSLTRKCVEETGFSHVAPQPHYYMVTDNHGDHYRPNGMNYQDLNEFMWFCHENGFGVEMEWDSAVRGYCEHCGYGCDAVKCTDRARDYLLALNDIETRFGKFNYVVYYFSTDINNYLEVVQK; translated from the coding sequence GTGACTAGACTGGCGTTGTTCTACTATGCTGGAACAAAAACCACTCCAGTGGAACAAATTTCTAAGTTTATCGAACTGTTTGATGGTGTCATATTGTTATCTACAGGGGAGGGAAAATACGCCAATGCTTCAGCCCTTATCCATAATATAGAGACATTTGCCACGAAATCTAGTTCGAGATTTGAGATATGGGCCGAAATTCCCTATTATTCCCCCAATGGGTCTCCTCGGACTCTTAAAGATATTCAAAACTGGATAAACAAATTAGAATTTTCTTGGATATCTAGCAGGATAACAGGGTACTATTTCAGCCTAGAGGGTGCAGCGTCTGTTCTTCAGGATTCCACTAAAGTAAGGGATATTGTAAGTTATGTCAGGGATATTTATAAGAAACCTACTCTCTGGATACCAATAGAGAGATGGAGTAGCAATGAACCATTATCTCTAACAAGAAAATGTGTAGAAGAAACAGGATTTTCTCACGTCGCTCCACAGCCACATTATTACATGGTTACCGATAATCACGGAGATCATTATCGACCAAATGGCATGAATTATCAGGATCTAAATGAGTTCATGTGGTTCTGTCACGAAAATGGATTTGGTGTCGAGATGGAATGGGACTCAGCAGTTAGAGGATATTGCGAGCACTGTGGGTACGGATGTGATGCCGTTAAGTGCACGGATAGGGCAAGAGATTATCTATTAGCTCTTAATGACATTGAAACTAGGTTTGGAAAATTCAATTATGTGGTCTATTATTTTAGTACGGATATTAACAATTATCTCGAGGTTGTGCAGAAATGA
- a CDS encoding energy-coupling factor transporter transmembrane protein EcfT, with protein sequence MYSFYSGGDSVLHRLDPRVKLLAAGAGIAGTLLFNDPAVLLPMFAATILYGRFLGGIPVRRQMHLLKPLLPLVAITVVLWPVIYEPRLKGLVLGVSFSFRLLTIALFTFVLLMTTPQKELVLAFVKLGMPYEFGLTVSIALRYIPTLYLLASKIMDAQKSRGWEVEKGNVFVRVKRMSAVLIPLLVASLKTAHELSIALESRGFGAGRKRTALYDIRMTRRDFVAAGIVLLLFIAAVYVRYVLGFGHIDIYG encoded by the coding sequence ATGTACTCGTTCTACTCCGGTGGCGACTCGGTGCTCCACCGTCTAGACCCCCGCGTCAAACTGCTGGCCGCGGGCGCTGGCATAGCCGGGACCCTACTGTTCAACGACCCAGCGGTTCTCCTTCCCATGTTCGCCGCCACGATCCTCTACGGGCGGTTCTTGGGGGGGATCCCCGTTCGGAGGCAGATGCACCTCCTGAAGCCCCTGCTCCCCCTGGTGGCGATAACCGTTGTTCTGTGGCCGGTTATCTATGAGCCCCGCCTCAAGGGCCTTGTGCTGGGGGTGTCCTTCTCCTTCCGGTTGCTGACGATAGCCCTGTTCACGTTCGTCCTTCTCATGACGACCCCTCAGAAGGAGCTCGTTTTGGCCTTTGTGAAGCTGGGGATGCCCTACGAGTTCGGGCTGACGGTCTCTATAGCCCTGCGCTACATACCCACTCTGTACCTCCTGGCCAGCAAGATAATGGACGCCCAGAAGAGCAGGGGGTGGGAGGTAGAGAAGGGAAACGTTTTCGTCAGGGTGAAGCGCATGAGTGCTGTGCTGATCCCCCTTCTTGTTGCCTCCCTGAAGACCGCCCATGAGCTAAGCATCGCCCTTGAGAGCAGGGGCTTTGGGGCTGGGAGAAAGAGGACGGCTCTCTACGACATCCGGATGACGCGGAGGGACTTCGTCGCGGCTGGCATTGTGCTGCTGCTGTTTATTGCTGCCGTCTATGTCCGCTACGTTCTCGGTTTCGGGCACATTGATATCTACGGCTAA
- a CDS encoding pyrolysin — translation MKKILSAALSLLVLFSLMAVLGPASVSAKPLSEYNVLILKNVDAWNSPAVEDTLTDMGVPYDVMTSTELQNKTAQDLIDTYDMIIIISDQPQSFYDEIGPQMGKLEDYVKAGKVLEIHAANWGWNGGLWTTPLPRNVTIVRSYSNYDYVVANNTMLYSSYASHGYFVGLPADAEIITVQAPAGTPDYGKPSTAIYTLGNGKVFVTGLTVEYSVARGGPEWRAFYIETIGGNLAASETIQPIVGPVYPSAMSLLITYNLYYYMAYESALRRYNTAYAEAVIQGVDNVTLMRSRELNRTATLHYANVTKYGPVVGNFPRVHIFDDLRWAALYQGRALKTIEGALGR, via the coding sequence ATGAAGAAAATTCTGAGCGCAGCGCTATCGCTGCTCGTACTGTTTAGTTTGATGGCCGTGTTAGGGCCCGCTTCCGTTTCTGCAAAACCGCTAAGCGAATACAACGTGCTGATACTGAAGAACGTAGATGCATGGAACTCGCCGGCGGTTGAGGACACTCTCACTGACATGGGCGTCCCGTACGATGTCATGACGAGTACTGAGCTTCAGAACAAAACGGCTCAGGATCTAATAGACACGTATGACATGATTATCATCATCAGCGACCAGCCCCAGAGTTTTTACGATGAGATAGGCCCCCAGATGGGCAAGCTGGAAGACTACGTGAAGGCCGGAAAGGTTCTTGAAATCCATGCCGCCAACTGGGGATGGAACGGCGGGCTTTGGACGACGCCTCTTCCCAGAAACGTCACGATAGTGCGGAGCTATTCGAACTACGATTACGTAGTCGCCAACAACACGATGCTCTACAGCAGCTACGCCAGCCACGGTTACTTTGTTGGCCTCCCGGCCGATGCAGAGATAATAACCGTCCAGGCACCCGCGGGAACTCCCGACTACGGCAAGCCAAGTACCGCGATATACACCCTCGGAAACGGTAAGGTTTTCGTTACCGGCCTGACCGTAGAGTACAGCGTCGCCAGAGGGGGGCCTGAGTGGAGGGCGTTCTACATCGAAACAATAGGGGGTAATCTTGCAGCTTCGGAGACTATCCAGCCCATTGTGGGGCCGGTGTATCCCTCAGCGATGAGCCTGCTGATAACATACAACCTCTACTATTACATGGCGTACGAAAGCGCCCTCCGGAGGTACAACACGGCCTACGCGGAGGCCGTTATCCAGGGAGTGGACAACGTGACCCTCATGCGTTCCAGGGAGCTCAACCGGACGGCCACCCTCCACTACGCGAACGTGACCAAGTACGGGCCGGTCGTAGGAAACTTTCCGAGGGTTCATATTTTTGACGATCTCAGGTGGGCCGCGCTGTACCAGGGAAGGGCACTAAAAACGATAGAAGGGGCACTGGGGAGGTGA
- a CDS encoding molybdenum cofactor guanylyltransferase: MRAVVMAFPEKRWENYTLPVADEPVVRLTERRLLMSKRIDDVLTVVRKDKLRTYSLHVLNPIPVSARSRMEALLKAMPSEPFFLAEGNMPLIMPFLVNYMIGLFYENEPEALIPVWRDGTAEITHAVYESDALKDAIEAALAEGYKSLSRITEFLDYEPLPIEELAKRNPKVTLSFFRVRRSFDVIFAEKTLEKTAE, translated from the coding sequence ATGCGGGCAGTGGTCATGGCGTTTCCGGAGAAGCGGTGGGAGAACTACACTCTGCCCGTTGCAGATGAGCCGGTCGTCAGGCTCACGGAGCGGAGACTTTTGATGAGCAAGAGAATAGATGATGTCCTAACGGTGGTCAGAAAGGACAAGCTCAGAACCTATTCCCTCCACGTCTTGAATCCCATTCCCGTTTCCGCGAGGAGTAGGATGGAGGCGCTTTTGAAGGCCATGCCGTCTGAACCATTCTTCCTCGCCGAGGGCAACATGCCACTGATAATGCCCTTCCTCGTAAACTACATGATCGGACTCTTCTACGAGAACGAGCCCGAGGCGCTGATACCGGTCTGGCGCGACGGGACTGCGGAGATAACGCACGCCGTTTATGAATCCGACGCGCTGAAGGATGCTATAGAAGCGGCACTGGCAGAAGGTTACAAAAGCCTGAGTAGAATAACGGAGTTCCTTGACTACGAGCCACTGCCTATTGAGGAGCTGGCGAAGAGGAACCCCAAGGTAACGCTCAGCTTTTTCAGGGTGAGACGCTCCTTTGATGTTATCTTTGCGGAAAAGACCCTGGAAAAAACCGCCGAATAA
- a CDS encoding biotin transporter BioY, which yields MNSRDVAFAGLFAALTAVGAQISIPIGPVPLTLQVFTVLLSGLILGSRLGFLSQAVYLFMGVVGIPVFANVQGGLAVIYGPTGGYLVAFPLAAFLAGYVAERKDSLAAMVAGSVIAIAVIYALGWLRLGLLMGNDFKKAFFIGVLPFIPADLGKALVAAAVAKTVKKWGVL from the coding sequence ATGAACTCACGGGATGTCGCTTTCGCAGGTCTCTTCGCCGCTCTGACTGCAGTCGGTGCCCAGATAAGCATCCCCATAGGCCCAGTGCCTTTAACGCTCCAGGTTTTCACAGTACTCCTGAGCGGACTGATCCTCGGGTCAAGGCTCGGTTTCCTGAGCCAGGCGGTGTACCTCTTCATGGGCGTCGTGGGGATCCCTGTGTTTGCGAACGTCCAGGGGGGCCTGGCGGTTATATACGGCCCCACAGGGGGCTATCTCGTGGCGTTCCCCCTGGCGGCATTTCTGGCCGGTTATGTGGCCGAGAGGAAGGACTCCCTGGCCGCAATGGTGGCCGGCTCTGTCATCGCGATCGCCGTAATATACGCCCTTGGATGGCTGAGGCTGGGGCTTCTGATGGGCAACGACTTCAAAAAAGCGTTTTTCATAGGGGTACTACCATTCATACCGGCCGACCTGGGAAAAGCCCTCGTGGCGGCGGCTGTAGCTAAAACAGTAAAAAAGTGGGGGGTGTTGTGA